One genomic region from bacterium encodes:
- a CDS encoding DNA photolyase produces MNHSVCQPFMPEHLYIEEAVRESPWTRRILDRLPGADCIVVEDEKALPLNPPPKSILLARQRGPFLRLCPGTSRHICCLYHNLDIAAGCDLGCSYCILQGYLNVPMTTLYCNLETMFAELDDTLKRHPRQFFRIGTGELSDSLTFDHFTAWSGDLVDYFSRQSNAIIELKSKNTHTAHFLHQPHNRRTVVSWSVNAAAMVASEEPNTPPLAARLAAAAAAQEAGFWIGFHFDPMIRHEGWEEGYRAVVEAIFARIKPTNIAWISLGALRYPPFLDEIIRENHPESRIPLGELLPGADLKFRYFKPQRIEMFHKMYRWIKSHGQETPVYLCMESDEVWRKAFGWSPGNSAGLKRMLDRRVGGSIR; encoded by the coding sequence CCCTTCATGCCCGAACACCTCTATATCGAGGAGGCGGTTCGCGAGAGCCCCTGGACCCGGCGCATCCTCGACCGCCTGCCCGGGGCAGATTGCATCGTCGTAGAGGATGAGAAAGCCTTGCCGCTCAATCCGCCGCCGAAAAGCATCCTCTTAGCGCGGCAGCGCGGTCCCTTCCTGCGTCTCTGTCCCGGCACCTCCCGCCATATCTGCTGCCTTTATCACAACCTCGACATCGCCGCCGGATGCGATCTGGGCTGCTCTTATTGCATTCTTCAGGGTTACCTCAATGTGCCCATGACCACCCTCTACTGCAATCTCGAGACCATGTTCGCTGAGCTGGACGATACCCTCAAACGGCACCCACGCCAGTTCTTCCGCATCGGCACCGGCGAGCTATCCGACAGCCTGACGTTCGACCATTTCACCGCCTGGAGCGGCGATCTGGTCGACTATTTCAGCCGCCAAAGCAATGCCATAATCGAGCTGAAAAGCAAAAACACCCACACCGCCCATTTTCTCCACCAGCCCCATAACCGCCGCACGGTCGTCTCCTGGTCGGTCAACGCCGCGGCGATGGTAGCCAGTGAGGAACCGAACACACCGCCGCTGGCAGCGCGTCTTGCCGCTGCGGCGGCAGCCCAGGAGGCCGGCTTCTGGATTGGATTTCATTTCGATCCTATGATCCGTCACGAGGGCTGGGAGGAGGGGTACCGCGCCGTCGTTGAGGCGATCTTTGCACGGATCAAGCCCACGAACATCGCCTGGATCAGCTTGGGCGCCCTGCGCTATCCCCCCTTCCTCGATGAGATCATCCGCGAAAACCACCCCGAGTCGCGGATCCCGCTGGGCGAGCTGCTGCCTGGAGCGGACCTGAAGTTCCGCTACTTCAAGCCGCAGCGCATCGAAATGTTCCATAAAATGTACCGATGGATCAAATCGCACGGCCAGGAGACGCCGGTCTATCTCTGCATGGAGAGCGATGAGGTCTGGCGCAAGGCCTTTGGCTGGTCCCCGGGAAATTCCGCAGGATTGAAACGGATGCTCGACCGGCGCGTCGGAGGCTCCATCCGATAA